One Streptomyces hundungensis DNA segment encodes these proteins:
- a CDS encoding YihY/virulence factor BrkB family protein, whose amino-acid sequence MTETSHTRSSYWTRFRSHLAGTAPRDTAEAEPEEEPGAPTDLPARSWGAVLRRTGREFLDDDLPDRAAALTYYGVLSLFPALLVLVSMLGVVGRSATQSLLDNLGHLTPGPVHDLLDSAVRQLQDNGGTSGVIAVVSLLASIWSASSYVAAFIRAANAVYDLPEGRPVWKLTPLRLALTVTLMVLLAISAVIVVFTGPLAQRAGDAIGVGGAAVMTWNIAKWPVLLVLVVLMVALLFWRAPNVHGQGLRWLSPGSLLAVLLWLAASGGFALYVANFGSYNKTYGTLAGLIIFLIWLWLSNLAILLGLELDAELARQRAISDGLPEGEEPYVQPRDTRTWPDKLRRKVKRRHGGPGA is encoded by the coding sequence ATGACAGAGACCTCGCACACCCGGAGTTCGTACTGGACCCGATTCCGCTCCCACCTGGCCGGCACCGCGCCACGGGACACGGCGGAGGCGGAGCCGGAGGAGGAACCCGGCGCCCCCACCGATCTTCCGGCCCGGTCATGGGGGGCGGTGCTGCGCCGTACCGGCCGCGAGTTCCTCGACGACGACCTTCCCGACCGGGCGGCCGCGCTCACCTACTACGGGGTGCTGTCCCTGTTCCCCGCGCTGCTGGTGCTGGTGTCGATGCTGGGCGTCGTCGGCAGGAGCGCGACGCAGTCGCTCCTGGACAACCTGGGCCATCTCACGCCGGGCCCGGTGCACGATCTGCTCGACAGCGCCGTCCGTCAGTTGCAGGACAACGGCGGCACCAGCGGGGTGATCGCGGTGGTGAGCCTGCTCGCCTCGATCTGGTCGGCTTCGAGCTATGTCGCCGCGTTCATCCGCGCCGCGAACGCCGTGTACGACCTGCCGGAGGGCCGACCGGTGTGGAAACTGACGCCGCTGCGGCTGGCGTTGACGGTCACGCTGATGGTGCTGCTCGCGATCAGCGCGGTGATCGTGGTCTTTACGGGACCCCTGGCGCAGCGCGCGGGGGACGCGATCGGAGTGGGCGGCGCCGCGGTCATGACGTGGAACATCGCGAAGTGGCCGGTGCTGCTGGTCCTGGTGGTCCTCATGGTGGCTTTGCTGTTCTGGCGCGCCCCCAACGTCCATGGCCAGGGCCTGCGGTGGCTGAGCCCGGGCAGTCTGCTCGCGGTCCTGCTGTGGCTGGCGGCGTCGGGCGGCTTCGCGCTGTACGTGGCCAACTTCGGCTCGTACAACAAGACGTACGGCACGCTGGCGGGCCTCATCATCTTCCTGATCTGGCTGTGGCTGTCGAACCTGGCGATCCTGCTCGGTCTGGAGCTGGACGCGGAGCTGGCCCGTCAGCGCGCCATCAGCGACGGACTGCCCGAGGGCGAGGAGCCCTATGTGCAGCCCCGCGACACCCGGACGTGGCCGGACAAACTGCGGCGCAAGGTGAAGCGCCGCCACGGCGGACCCGGCGCCTGA
- a CDS encoding S9 family peptidase, with protein MTRSYQVYRAALPEVCAGEPTKMVFTADADGRCEVFTWDASTRRARQVTDRPHGTLHGAIDRDARVWWFDEDANGVGRWRYQPFDGGPDAPGLLGVAEGEPRGLAVGAGGRVAMGLGDTRSTTVHVGPRGGAAREVTRVDGHATLSGTTPDGRLLALSGAAGSAWAVTVLADDGAVCAVLPGDGPEGRLWSLGFAPVADRVELLLVRETNDQYLLASWSPDRGVVTHSWCGFDTEITARWHPDGRSLLVRQDRHGRSGLHRVHLTEGTVEPVPTPRGTLLDAAPRTGSDVHFLWTDTATPPRMVSTAGIELPPTHELPERVPGEHRDLWTPGPDGPVHSLISLPEGRRGAVPAVFLVHGGPADHDRDAYDGVVHSLVASGFAVVRVNYRGSTGYGPRWRRAFGEGVGLTQVADLVAVRADLVDRGVVRADATGLWGTSWGGYLVLLALGVHPGVWQAGVAVKPVADCAAAHRTTTAALRALDERLFGGTPEEVPERYARSSPLRYAAAVEAPLLVAAATRDAKCPPGQVRDYLEALRHAGVRHESMWLDTGHDGYEADDHVAVLRRAVVFLDRELRRGRPGTTTPRTTRSDRGGETGRVRSSAPAGTGTTHTERSSGHAEGHHPQ; from the coding sequence ATGACCAGGAGCTACCAGGTCTACCGCGCGGCGCTGCCCGAGGTGTGCGCCGGTGAACCCACCAAGATGGTGTTCACCGCCGACGCCGACGGCCGCTGCGAAGTGTTCACCTGGGACGCCAGCACGCGCCGGGCCCGTCAGGTCACCGACCGCCCGCACGGCACCCTGCACGGCGCGATCGACCGGGACGCACGGGTGTGGTGGTTCGACGAGGACGCCAACGGCGTCGGGCGCTGGCGGTACCAGCCCTTCGACGGCGGACCGGACGCACCGGGCCTGCTCGGTGTGGCCGAGGGCGAGCCGCGTGGCCTCGCCGTCGGTGCCGGCGGCCGCGTCGCGATGGGGCTCGGCGACACCCGGTCGACCACCGTCCACGTGGGTCCGCGCGGTGGCGCCGCCCGCGAAGTGACGCGCGTCGACGGGCACGCCACCCTGTCCGGGACCACCCCCGACGGCCGCCTCCTCGCGCTCAGCGGCGCCGCGGGATCGGCGTGGGCCGTGACCGTCCTCGCCGACGACGGCGCCGTATGCGCGGTGCTACCCGGGGACGGCCCCGAAGGGCGGCTCTGGTCGCTGGGGTTCGCCCCCGTCGCCGACCGCGTCGAACTCCTCCTCGTGCGCGAGACCAACGACCAATATCTGCTGGCCAGTTGGAGCCCCGACAGGGGAGTGGTCACGCACTCCTGGTGCGGCTTCGACACCGAGATCACCGCCCGCTGGCACCCCGACGGCCGCTCGCTCCTGGTGCGCCAGGACCGGCACGGGCGCAGCGGCCTGCACCGCGTGCACCTGACGGAGGGCACCGTCGAGCCCGTACCGACACCGCGCGGAACCCTTCTCGACGCGGCGCCGCGCACCGGATCCGATGTGCACTTCCTGTGGACGGACACGGCGACACCGCCCCGCATGGTCTCCACCGCCGGCATCGAGCTGCCTCCCACCCACGAGCTGCCCGAGCGGGTGCCCGGCGAGCACCGGGACCTGTGGACCCCCGGACCCGACGGCCCGGTGCACTCGCTGATCAGCCTGCCCGAAGGGCGGCGGGGCGCGGTGCCCGCGGTGTTCCTGGTGCACGGCGGCCCCGCCGACCACGACCGGGACGCCTACGACGGGGTGGTCCACTCGCTGGTCGCCTCCGGCTTCGCCGTCGTCCGCGTCAACTACCGCGGCTCCACCGGGTACGGGCCGCGCTGGCGGCGGGCGTTCGGCGAGGGCGTCGGGCTCACCCAGGTCGCCGACCTCGTCGCGGTCCGCGCCGACCTCGTCGACCGCGGGGTGGTCCGCGCGGACGCGACCGGACTGTGGGGCACCTCCTGGGGCGGCTATCTGGTCCTGCTCGCCCTCGGCGTCCACCCCGGCGTGTGGCAGGCGGGCGTCGCCGTCAAGCCCGTCGCGGACTGCGCGGCCGCCCACCGCACCACCACCGCGGCCCTGCGCGCCCTGGACGAGCGGCTGTTCGGCGGCACCCCCGAGGAGGTGCCCGAGCGGTACGCGCGGAGTTCGCCCCTGCGTTACGCGGCCGCCGTCGAGGCCCCCTTGCTCGTCGCCGCCGCGACCCGGGACGCCAAGTGCCCGCCCGGCCAGGTGCGCGACTACCTCGAAGCCCTTCGGCACGCGGGCGTACGCCACGAGTCGATGTGGCTGGACACCGGCCACGACGGCTACGAGGCCGACGACCACGTGGCCGTGCTGCGCCGGGCGGTGGTCTTCCTCGACCGCGAACTGCGGCGCGGGCGGCCCGGCACCACCACCCCCAGGACAACCCGCTCCGACCGGGGCGGGGAGACCGGACGGGTGCGCTCATCGGCGCCCGCCGGAACAGGCACCACCCACACAGAGAGGAGTTCCGGCCATGCAGAAGGACATCATCCACAATGA
- a CDS encoding SigB/SigF/SigG family RNA polymerase sigma factor, whose product MPTPGRTRTRNHDDAPDTVEAFARLTTLEPGPAHDALRDDLVAQWLPMARRLAGRYRNRGAELEDLHQVAAMGLVKAVDRYEAARGAFEAYAIPTIDGELKRHFRDHLWAVHVPRRVQQLRNKVRVARRDLQDVRPGEPTIADLAARCGLDEQDVREGLEALESYRSLSLDVESRGGDGDGPALADTLGTPERGFDTVVDRESVKPALRALPERECRILHMRFFQDMTQHQIAAELGISQMHVSRLLSSTCTRIRNQALAEYRHAA is encoded by the coding sequence ATGCCCACCCCCGGCCGCACGCGTACGAGGAACCACGACGACGCCCCCGACACGGTGGAGGCCTTCGCGCGTCTGACGACGCTCGAACCGGGTCCGGCGCACGACGCCCTGCGGGACGACCTCGTGGCGCAGTGGCTCCCCATGGCCCGGCGGCTCGCGGGCCGCTACCGCAACCGCGGCGCCGAGCTCGAAGACCTCCACCAGGTCGCCGCGATGGGTCTCGTCAAGGCCGTCGACCGCTACGAGGCCGCGCGCGGCGCGTTCGAGGCGTACGCGATCCCGACCATCGACGGCGAACTGAAGCGGCACTTCCGCGACCACCTGTGGGCGGTCCATGTCCCGCGCCGGGTACAGCAGTTGCGCAACAAGGTGCGGGTCGCCCGCCGCGATCTCCAGGACGTCCGGCCGGGCGAGCCCACGATCGCCGACCTCGCCGCCCGGTGCGGGCTCGACGAACAGGACGTCCGTGAGGGCCTCGAAGCGCTGGAGTCCTACCGCAGCCTGTCGCTCGACGTCGAGTCCCGGGGCGGCGACGGTGACGGGCCGGCCCTGGCCGACACCCTCGGCACACCCGAGCGGGGATTCGACACGGTCGTGGATCGCGAGTCGGTCAAGCCCGCCCTGCGCGCCCTCCCGGAACGCGAGTGCCGCATCCTGCACATGCGGTTCTTCCAGGACATGACGCAGCATCAGATCGCCGCGGAACTCGGGATCTCCCAGATGCACGTCTCGCGTCTGCTGAGCAGCACCTGCACCCGTATCCGGAACCAGGCACTCGCTGAATATCGCCACGCCGCCTGA
- a CDS encoding DUF5825 family protein, with protein sequence MSTTLTTTTESLTVAAWRDYDPEACALPGMYLGERELTGPMGEESDRLWESGARRVRLPEPIDLGELDAPGAAERAVRGLSLVRDLTARAVLVEWRLRLAPTAADDAWRTLSHLQPPQRLEGPADATGALRRWREGHYLCKCLWRQGPGFVQIRDRRWGDLRRFTADEPEYRQTIEALAYGAPAASVPASVLADFTGERLVLEVGELAWWLPYRVNRWIQEAMAI encoded by the coding sequence ATGAGCACCACCCTCACCACCACGACCGAGTCCCTCACGGTCGCCGCCTGGCGCGACTACGACCCCGAGGCGTGCGCGCTGCCCGGGATGTACCTCGGAGAGCGGGAACTGACCGGCCCCATGGGCGAGGAGAGCGACCGGCTGTGGGAGAGCGGCGCCCGCCGGGTACGGCTGCCCGAACCCATCGACCTCGGTGAACTCGACGCCCCCGGCGCGGCCGAGCGCGCCGTACGCGGTCTGAGCCTGGTGCGGGACCTGACCGCGCGGGCCGTCCTCGTCGAGTGGAGACTGCGCCTCGCCCCGACGGCCGCCGACGACGCCTGGCGCACCCTCAGCCACCTCCAGCCGCCGCAACGCCTGGAGGGCCCCGCCGACGCGACCGGCGCTCTGCGCCGCTGGCGCGAGGGCCACTACCTCTGCAAGTGCCTGTGGCGGCAGGGCCCGGGCTTCGTCCAGATCCGTGACCGCCGCTGGGGTGACCTGCGCCGCTTCACCGCCGACGAGCCGGAGTACCGCCAAACCATCGAGGCCCTCGCCTACGGAGCCCCGGCGGCCTCGGTACCCGCCTCCGTGCTGGCCGACTTCACGGGGGAACGCCTGGTCCTGGAGGTCGGCGAGCTCGCCTGGTGGCTGCCGTACCGGGTGAACCGCTGGATCCAGGAGGCCATGGCGATCTGA
- the proP gene encoding glycine betaine/L-proline transporter ProP: protein MVRTLLRRRKKSLSADDVKVADKPAVRRAVSAAALGNTMEWFDFGVYAYVAATLGKVFFPSSSPGAQVISTFATFAAAFLVRPLGGLVFGPLGDRVGRQKVLAVTMIMMAISTFAVGFLPGYKSIGLAAPILLLACRLVQGFSTGGEYAGATTYIAEYSPDRMRGFLGSWLDFGTFVGYSLGSGMVTVLTGLLTEDQMVDWGWRIPFYVAGPLGLIGLYMRLKLDETPAFQEAEERGRRESARGGVTPEEQERLEQARMSGKGRLKEVFTHHWQAMLVCIGLVLLYNVTNYMVTSYLPTYMSTTLGQSELTAQLLVLGTMVFVALTITVVGRSSDRYGRRPLFLWAGAAMVVFSVPVFQLIRQGGVVLPAIGCAVLGLFLVCFAGTSAATLPALFPTHLRYGGLSLAFNFSVSLFGGTTPLVASALVDATGNELVPAYYLMAAGVIGVISALFLRETAGKPLRGSSAMVETEEEAREMVAQSRTHAGRRARDIWLQLRQGHLPHLPHRSDGRDRKDRRG from the coding sequence ATGGTCCGGACGCTGCTGCGCCGTCGCAAGAAGAGCCTGAGCGCGGACGACGTCAAGGTGGCCGACAAGCCCGCCGTGCGCCGGGCCGTGTCGGCCGCCGCGCTCGGCAACACCATGGAGTGGTTCGACTTCGGTGTCTACGCCTATGTCGCCGCCACCCTCGGCAAGGTCTTCTTCCCGTCGAGTTCGCCGGGCGCCCAGGTCATCTCGACGTTCGCGACGTTCGCCGCCGCCTTCCTCGTCCGGCCGCTCGGCGGGCTCGTGTTCGGCCCGCTCGGCGACCGCGTGGGACGCCAGAAGGTCCTCGCCGTCACCATGATCATGATGGCGATCAGCACCTTCGCGGTGGGCTTCCTGCCGGGCTACAAGTCCATCGGCCTCGCCGCGCCCATCCTGCTGCTGGCCTGCCGACTGGTGCAGGGCTTCTCGACCGGCGGTGAGTACGCCGGTGCCACCACGTACATCGCCGAGTACTCGCCCGACCGGATGCGGGGCTTCCTCGGCAGCTGGCTCGACTTCGGCACCTTCGTCGGCTACTCGCTCGGCTCCGGCATGGTGACCGTTCTGACCGGGCTCCTGACCGAGGACCAGATGGTCGACTGGGGATGGCGGATCCCGTTCTACGTCGCCGGGCCGCTCGGGCTCATCGGCCTCTACATGCGGCTCAAGCTGGACGAGACGCCCGCGTTCCAGGAGGCCGAGGAGCGAGGACGGCGGGAGTCCGCGCGGGGCGGCGTCACCCCCGAGGAGCAAGAACGCCTGGAACAGGCACGCATGTCGGGCAAGGGCCGGCTCAAGGAGGTCTTCACCCACCACTGGCAGGCCATGCTCGTCTGCATCGGCCTGGTGCTGCTCTACAACGTCACCAACTACATGGTGACCTCCTATCTGCCGACCTACATGAGCACCACGCTGGGCCAATCCGAGCTCACCGCGCAGCTCCTCGTCCTCGGCACGATGGTGTTCGTCGCCCTCACCATCACGGTCGTCGGCCGGTCGTCGGACCGCTACGGCCGCCGCCCGCTCTTCCTGTGGGCCGGGGCCGCGATGGTCGTCTTCTCGGTGCCCGTCTTCCAGCTCATCCGCCAGGGCGGCGTCGTCCTGCCCGCCATCGGCTGCGCCGTCCTCGGGCTGTTCCTGGTGTGCTTCGCCGGGACCAGCGCGGCCACCCTGCCCGCGCTCTTCCCGACCCATCTGCGCTACGGCGGGCTGTCCCTCGCGTTCAACTTCTCCGTGTCCCTGTTCGGCGGCACCACCCCGCTCGTGGCCTCCGCCCTCGTCGACGCGACCGGCAATGAACTCGTGCCCGCCTACTACCTCATGGCCGCGGGCGTGATCGGCGTGATCTCGGCCCTGTTCCTGCGCGAAACCGCGGGCAAACCGCTGCGGGGATCGTCCGCGATGGTCGAGACCGAGGAGGAGGCCCGCGAGATGGTGGCCCAGAGCCGCACCCATGCGGGCCGCCGGGCCCGCGACATCTGGCTCCAGCTGCGCCAGGGCCACCTGCCGCACCTGCCCCACCGCTCGGACGGCCGCGACCGCAAGGACCGGCGCGGCTGA
- a CDS encoding MFS transporter — translation MAPGTTAADRRAARRPISRDVRLFWCASAGDALGSQASGVVLPLLLLGLGHSAATVGLIAGVSTAAGLLLAPIAAVPADRGARKPVMFWSATVSALAMAGLAAAVTRGNPPLALLLGTVLVERFSTAVYEAAAAGTVAMIAPPADCPRVVAGLSAGDQGALILGPALGGALYQASRALPFLADAVSYAVAAGCVRALSSDLRPRHGTAPKDGAAPDADPAPRTGPARRMWDELGAGLALVRTSPFLRLALTWTATVNGVIVALYYGAVFTLQKGGHGGAPMGLVLALSGAAGLIGSLAAPRVVGRIGAARLLVTVSWLLVPLAAGLATAEGPWTYGALFGVFCLLMPLVAVVLQSRALQETPPALQARTGAVLASAVGGSAALAPVLAGVFVTRAGTAAPAAVCAALLVALAWRTTVVRGRLTGATA, via the coding sequence ATGGCCCCCGGCACCACGGCCGCCGACCGACGGGCGGCCCGACGGCCGATCTCCCGGGACGTCCGGCTGTTCTGGTGCGCGAGCGCCGGTGACGCCCTCGGCTCCCAGGCGTCCGGCGTCGTCCTGCCCCTGCTGCTCCTCGGGCTCGGCCACTCGGCGGCGACCGTCGGCCTGATCGCGGGGGTGTCCACGGCGGCCGGGCTGCTGCTCGCCCCGATCGCGGCCGTCCCCGCCGACCGGGGCGCGCGCAAACCCGTGATGTTCTGGTCCGCGACCGTCTCGGCACTCGCCATGGCCGGCCTTGCGGCCGCCGTGACCCGGGGGAACCCGCCGCTCGCGCTGCTGCTCGGGACGGTCCTGGTGGAACGGTTCTCCACCGCGGTGTACGAGGCCGCCGCCGCCGGCACCGTGGCGATGATCGCCCCGCCCGCCGACTGCCCCCGCGTGGTGGCCGGGCTTTCGGCCGGGGACCAGGGCGCACTGATCCTGGGCCCGGCCCTCGGCGGCGCGCTCTACCAGGCGTCCCGCGCCCTGCCCTTCCTCGCGGACGCGGTGTCGTACGCCGTAGCCGCCGGATGCGTACGGGCGTTGAGCTCCGACCTGAGGCCGCGGCACGGCACGGCCCCGAAGGACGGCGCCGCCCCCGATGCGGATCCCGCGCCCCGGACCGGCCCCGCGCGCCGGATGTGGGACGAGTTGGGGGCCGGGCTCGCCCTGGTCCGCACCTCGCCCTTCCTCCGGCTCGCCCTGACCTGGACCGCCACCGTCAACGGGGTGATCGTCGCGCTCTATTACGGCGCGGTGTTCACCCTCCAGAAGGGCGGCCACGGCGGCGCACCGATGGGCCTGGTGCTCGCGCTCTCCGGCGCCGCGGGTCTCATCGGGTCGCTGGCCGCGCCGCGTGTCGTGGGCCGGATCGGCGCGGCGCGGCTGCTGGTGACGGTGTCCTGGCTGCTCGTTCCGCTCGCCGCCGGGCTCGCCACCGCCGAGGGCCCTTGGACGTACGGCGCGCTGTTCGGGGTGTTCTGCCTGCTGATGCCGCTGGTCGCCGTCGTGCTCCAGTCCCGCGCCCTCCAGGAGACCCCGCCCGCCCTCCAGGCCCGCACGGGCGCGGTGCTGGCGAGCGCGGTGGGCGGTTCGGCGGCGCTGGCGCCGGTCCTGGCCGGGGTGTTCGTGACCCGCGCCGGGACGGCCGCGCCCGCCGCGGTCTGCGCCGCCCTGCTCGTGGCGCTGGCCTGGCGGACCACCGTCGTACGCGGCCGGCTGACGGGGGCGACCGCATGA
- a CDS encoding DUF4142 domain-containing protein codes for MRITHTCATAAAAVALALTGTTAAFGAAGPATNPDAAFLQAVHQSNLTEIAAGKDARAHAKSDCVKQVADVLVRDHTALDAKGAALAKTKNISMPKEPSAAQQRQLAALKPMNGTAAYDSAWLKAMSSGHREALTLIDKELNSGKDKDIQAAAKAARPIVASHLDMVKDGVCHASPPSSSASPHSSSSPSPK; via the coding sequence ATGCGAATCACCCACACCTGCGCGACAGCGGCCGCCGCCGTGGCGCTCGCCCTCACCGGAACGACCGCGGCGTTCGGCGCGGCCGGCCCCGCCACCAACCCGGACGCGGCCTTCCTCCAGGCGGTCCACCAGTCCAACCTGACCGAGATCGCCGCGGGCAAGGATGCCCGCGCACACGCCAAGAGCGACTGCGTCAAACAGGTCGCCGACGTCCTCGTGCGTGACCACACCGCGCTGGACGCCAAGGGCGCCGCCCTGGCCAAGACCAAGAACATCTCCATGCCGAAGGAGCCCAGCGCCGCGCAACAGCGCCAGCTCGCCGCGCTGAAGCCGATGAACGGCACGGCCGCCTATGACAGCGCCTGGCTGAAGGCGATGAGCAGCGGCCATCGAGAGGCGCTCACGCTGATCGACAAGGAGCTGAACTCCGGCAAGGACAAGGACATCCAGGCCGCCGCCAAGGCGGCCCGGCCGATCGTGGCCTCGCACCTGGACATGGTGAAGGACGGCGTCTGTCACGCCTCGCCGCCGAGCAGCAGCGCGTCGCCCCACAGCTCCAGCAGCCCGTCGCCCAAGTAG
- a CDS encoding RiPP maturation radical SAM C-methyltransferase, producing the protein MRVLLVNMPWSPIDLPSLALGILKRSVDERVPGATAEVLHANLEFTDWITERTEFTADDYEYYALSSYFMGCGDWVFSSALYDDPAWRDEEFATAMKGKLRKSRLRMSQELHRQVPEFVAMIAQRIVEYAPDVVGFTSTFQQNTAALAAAQQVKRLAPHIVTVMGGANCDGEQGEAVHRNFPFVDHVIRGEGESAFPQLVTALAEGAGRDVLDKVPGLCHRDADGASIVNPMATSPLPPATILAPDYSGYFERLASSVARNWVEPKLVVEGARGCWWGEKHHCTFCGLNGSFMQYRSKSPDTFFEEIMELARRHRVLDMYLVDNILDMGYLTTVLPRIMESGYDLRMHIEIKANMRRSQLRTLAEAGLIYVQPGIESLNNRVLDLMDKGVSGCQNVRMLRDGAETGLSVAWNYLHGFPGETAEDYDPVIAQIPALEHLNPPVDLSARIAIERFSPYFNRPELGFDGLRPEEHYRFTYDLPESELYDLAYVFEAPQRGITEPTVTALNDALDAWKKHHADARLTHTDLGDRIVLVSRRRAFDWRAMELTDPFELAVFRLLDQPHTATALTRKAAARAQGAEREESAVQRLLDSWLALGLVFTDGGQYVHIAPSAVNEDLLRLDFMRHAQAALDAEQPARPEPLSV; encoded by the coding sequence ATGCGTGTCCTGCTGGTCAATATGCCCTGGTCGCCCATAGACCTTCCCTCGCTGGCCCTGGGAATCCTCAAGCGCAGCGTGGACGAACGCGTGCCCGGCGCCACCGCCGAAGTACTGCACGCCAATCTCGAATTCACCGACTGGATCACCGAGCGCACCGAATTCACCGCCGACGACTACGAGTACTACGCGCTCTCCTCCTATTTCATGGGCTGCGGCGACTGGGTGTTCTCCTCCGCCCTCTACGACGACCCCGCCTGGCGCGACGAGGAGTTCGCGACTGCGATGAAGGGCAAACTCCGCAAGTCACGCCTTCGCATGTCGCAGGAACTGCACCGCCAGGTACCGGAGTTCGTGGCGATGATCGCCCAGAGGATCGTGGAGTACGCGCCCGACGTCGTCGGCTTCACCTCCACCTTCCAGCAGAACACCGCCGCCCTCGCCGCCGCCCAGCAGGTCAAACGGCTCGCCCCGCACATCGTGACCGTCATGGGCGGCGCCAACTGCGACGGCGAGCAGGGCGAGGCCGTCCACCGCAACTTCCCCTTCGTCGACCACGTCATCCGGGGCGAGGGCGAGTCCGCCTTCCCCCAGCTGGTGACCGCCCTCGCCGAAGGGGCCGGGCGCGACGTCCTGGACAAGGTGCCGGGCCTGTGCCACCGGGACGCCGACGGCGCGAGCATCGTCAACCCGATGGCCACGAGCCCCCTGCCGCCGGCCACGATCCTCGCCCCCGACTACAGCGGCTACTTCGAGCGCCTCGCCTCCTCCGTGGCCCGCAACTGGGTCGAGCCCAAGCTGGTGGTGGAGGGCGCGCGCGGCTGCTGGTGGGGGGAGAAGCACCACTGCACGTTCTGCGGCCTCAACGGCTCGTTCATGCAGTACCGCTCCAAGAGCCCGGACACCTTCTTCGAAGAGATCATGGAACTCGCCCGCCGCCACAGGGTCCTCGACATGTATCTCGTCGACAACATCCTCGACATGGGCTACCTCACCACCGTGCTGCCCCGCATCATGGAGAGCGGCTACGACCTGCGGATGCACATCGAGATCAAGGCCAACATGCGTCGCAGCCAACTGCGGACGCTCGCCGAGGCCGGACTGATCTACGTGCAGCCGGGCATCGAGAGCCTCAACAACCGGGTCCTGGACCTGATGGACAAGGGCGTCAGCGGCTGCCAGAACGTCCGCATGCTCCGCGACGGCGCCGAGACCGGCCTCTCCGTCGCCTGGAACTACCTCCACGGCTTCCCCGGCGAGACCGCCGAGGACTACGACCCCGTCATCGCGCAGATCCCCGCACTCGAACACCTCAACCCGCCGGTCGACCTGTCCGCGCGGATCGCGATCGAGCGGTTCAGCCCGTACTTCAACCGGCCCGAGCTCGGCTTCGACGGGCTGCGCCCCGAGGAGCACTACCGCTTCACCTACGACCTGCCCGAGTCGGAGCTCTACGATCTCGCCTACGTCTTCGAGGCGCCCCAGCGCGGCATCACCGAGCCCACCGTCACCGCCCTCAACGACGCCCTCGACGCCTGGAAGAAACACCACGCCGACGCCCGGCTCACCCACACCGACCTCGGCGACCGCATCGTCCTGGTGAGCAGGCGGCGCGCCTTCGACTGGCGCGCGATGGAACTGACCGACCCGTTCGAACTGGCCGTCTTCCGACTCCTCGACCAGCCCCACACGGCCACCGCGCTCACCCGCAAGGCGGCCGCCCGCGCCCAGGGCGCCGAGCGCGAGGAGAGCGCGGTCCAGCGCCTCCTCGACTCCTGGCTCGCGCTCGGCCTGGTCTTCACCGACGGCGGCCAGTACGTCCACATCGCGCCCTCGGCCGTCAACGAGGACCTGCTGCGCCTGGACTTCATGCGTCACGCGCAGGCCGCGCTCGACGCCGAACAGCCCGCCCGGCCGGAGCCGTTGAGCGTCTGA
- a CDS encoding class I SAM-dependent methyltransferase, with product MTTLTVRFFQALDRFHAARPWDHNAHYHRWIMRQLPRRFASALDVGSGTGDLARLLAGRAASVRGLDADPEIVDRARELTPSASRVTFAVGDAPGAIAPGPYDVITCVATLHHLPFAETLAAFRHHLSPGGTLVVVGLARAQSPGDHLLGVAALVMNVVMAWLKHGGRRAARPASMTAATRPATMTFAEIVDEARAVLPGARLRRRLFWRYTLVWHNR from the coding sequence ATGACGACTCTGACGGTCCGTTTCTTCCAGGCCCTCGACCGCTTCCACGCCGCCCGCCCGTGGGACCACAACGCCCACTACCACCGATGGATCATGAGACAGCTCCCCCGGCGCTTCGCCAGCGCCCTGGACGTCGGTTCGGGCACGGGCGATCTGGCCCGGCTCCTGGCGGGCCGCGCCGCCTCGGTGCGGGGTCTGGACGCCGACCCCGAGATCGTCGACAGAGCACGTGAGCTCACCCCGTCGGCGTCACGGGTGACCTTCGCCGTCGGCGACGCGCCGGGCGCGATCGCACCGGGCCCCTATGACGTCATCACCTGCGTCGCCACCCTGCACCATCTGCCGTTCGCCGAGACCCTCGCCGCCTTTCGCCACCACCTGTCCCCCGGCGGCACGTTGGTCGTCGTGGGGCTCGCCCGCGCGCAGTCACCCGGCGACCATCTGCTGGGCGTCGCCGCCCTGGTGATGAACGTCGTCATGGCCTGGCTCAAGCACGGCGGCCGCAGGGCCGCGCGGCCGGCCTCCATGACCGCTGCCACCCGCCCGGCGACCATGACCTTCGCCGAGATCGTCGACGAGGCACGCGCGGTGCTGCCCGGAGCCCGTCTGCGGCGGCGCCTGTTCTGGCGCTACACGCTGGTGTGGCACAACCGCTGA